GAGCCATTCAACCAACTCTTTAATTCCTCCTCATTCCCACGGAGGCCAGCCAAGAGCTCACGTGAGGGTCTCTGCCTTTGGGGAAATCAGTGTAACTGGGAAGAAAACCACAGTGTTTGGAAGGGTGGCCCTGTCTCTAACTACAAACTATAACAGAAGCTTAAGGTGAGAAAGGTTGGTATGGGCGAAGGTCAGAGAAGGCTTTCTGGAATAGAAGGACTTGAAGGGTGGTAGAGCTGTGATGGACAAAAGGCATACCAAGGTGGCCTAAGAGCATCAAGGTGAGATTGGCTGCTTCACTCTCAAGCGAAGgatgagaacttccctggtggtccagtggctatgactccacattcccaatgcaggggacccaggttcaatctggtcagggaaccagatgccACATGCCACGAATAATAATTTGCATACTGCatcgaagatcaaagatcctgcatgccacaatgcagccaaatgaataaataaaaataatttttaaaaaagacagcaaGAGATTTCCCATTTGGTGGTTCCAGGGCCAGGTGATCACGGTAGAATAAACCTATGTGGTAAAGGTACAGCAGTTGCAAAGTAAAGAACATGGTTCCTATACTTTCTATCACAGGAAATGTTCAGGCTGGAGACTCTGTGCTAATCCATGCAGGAGCAAGCGGTGTGGGCACAGCTGCCATCCAACTTGCCCGGATGGCTGGGGCTACTCCTCTGGTCACAGCTGGTTCCCAGAAGAAGCTTCAAATAGCAGAAAAGCTCGGAGCAGCTGCTGGATTCAATTACAAAGAAGAGGATTTTTCTGAAGCAACACTGAAATTCACTAAAGGTAAACAAAGCTTCTGCAGTTCAGCAGGAGTTTCagagataattaaataaaattctcaCCAGCCACAGAGTTGCTTCTGAATCTGTTTTCCCTCTGCTAAAAGCACAACACCTGCCCAGGCCAAATTCTAGTACTCTACTGTTTGACCATTGGAGACAGGCAGGCAGTATTTAGGACTAAGGTGATTTTCATGGGCATTCTTGTAAGTGATATGATTCATATGCTTTTTACAAAGGGGATAATCACACAGAGTTGGCCTGCAATTACTCAGGACCTCTTTTTCCCAACTAGGCACTCTGTATTGAATTAAAAGGAGGTAGGGGTAGAAACTAGTTTGGAGCTGGTCATAGTAGGCTTTGGTAGGTAGCTCCCTAAGTGGGTAAGTAGATGTGTATGCCTCTATATTCCAGAGCCAAATCTGTTTATATTTGGCTCATCCCATTCCATTTTTTGACAAGAATCAAaaagagagttaaaaagaaaGCTAGCAAAGCCATGATTCAGAGAACCCTGTGCAGACACTTCATAACTTAGATAACTGTAGGCTGGGGTGGATCTCCCCTATTCCCCTGGGTGCCAGTGGGTCTCTACTTATGTGGAGGTCAGGGAAAATACCAGATCATGGTATTGTCCCATTTCCCTCTTGCTGTGGCAGGGATCATAAAATATGAactatatcacatatatatgataCACTTCAGCTCTCTCAACTCCATTTACAACCATGGTTCTATAAGCAATGCTCAGGGTTCCAACCTATAGATTTACTGCTTGcacttgtatatatttatacccATATTTCCACAAATATGCCATGTAATCTTCTTTTGCACTAATCTTTCTGATTCTGACTAGCATCACAAATCTGTGTTTCATGTGAAAGGTGCTGGAGTCAACCTCATTCTAGACTGCATAGGCGGCTCCTACTGGGAGAAAAACGTCAACTGCCTGGCTCTTGATGGTCGCTGGGTTCTCTATGGTCTGCTGGGAGGAGCTGCCATCAGTGGGCCTCTGTTTTCAAAGCTACTTTTTAAAAGGGGAAGTCTGATCACCAGTCTTCTAAGATCTAGGGACAAAAAGGTGAGTGATGGGTGGAAATAAAACATGTGATTTAACTATTATCCAGAAAAGTGTGATTCATTCACATAATCCTGAGAAAGGATCACATATTAAGTTGGAGAGCCTGTAGAAATTTGCCCCCCTGTGGATAAACTGGTAACCCAATTTCAAGAACTAATTAAAATCGGTTGATGAAAGCCTCAACATCTTGGAAAGAGGGTGGCTAATACTTAATATAGTACGTAAACTTCACATAAAATGAACAAAGCCTTGACTATATTAGGAAATATTTCTAACAGTACCAAGATTTTTGTTTGCAAAGGCAGAACTGTTCTCAGTGTGCTAAGAAAACCTCTTAGGTAAGTGAGGTTAGTAAGCTTCTACCTTTAACAGTTTATACATTCCTGAAATCGTGTGGCATTCCAGCAGGTGCCACCTTTGGGAATGTTTCCTCACAGGGTTTCACACCTGCTGGGGGATAACAGGGATTAAGCATCTCTTTTGAATTGAGCCTATATAAGTCCTCTCTATGGCTGCCTCCTGCTTGaagtctttatttaaaaagagtCCTTCAGCTTTCAGTGACACTAATATCTTCTCCAGGCTTGATCTTAACCTGGTACAGAACCGAGCTTACAAATCTAGAGGCATGCACATACATGCTAGGAGTGAGGTGATTATTACATACCCTTGTGTGACTTCAGAGGTGTACAAGTTTCAGAGAAAGCATAAACGCTAAGCAGGGTGGGGAGTGACAAAGAAATGCCTCCGTCCAGACTGATGGTCTTCTTTTCCTTATCTTAAGTACAAGCAGATGCTGGTGAAGGCTTTCACAGAGCAAATTCTGCCCCACTTCTCCACGGAGGGCCCTCAACGCTTACTGCCGGTTCTGGACAGAGTCTACCCCGTGGCTGAAATTCAAGAAGCCCATGAGTACATGGAGACTAACAAGAACGTGGGCAAAATCGTCCTGGAGCTGCCCCAGTGAAGAAGGGGATAGTACAAGACAAGGCTACCTCTCCAGTCTTCCGATAGCAAACTTGGAGAAAACTCTGTACACAGTCAGGCGACCGGGCGCCACTCCAGGCTCGCCTGTAACCCCCTATTTCTCCCGCAGCCTCCTCAAATTATCAGTATAAAGCTGGTCTAAGGAAATAAAGAGTGGACTTGACGAGTGGCGCGTGGACTGCGGTCGCCGGCTGGGAGGCGAGGTGGGAGTCAGGACAGGCATAGTCGGGGAGATGAGAGTAGAGGCCTGGTCGGTTCATGCTCAATTTCTGGGGCCTGCGCTAGCGCCAGGGCTTCTGAGTACCACATACAGTGTCGGCCACAACACAATCAGCCAGAACCCTGCAGATTCGGCTTCGCGCACTGTCAGAGGCCCGGACGCATGCACACGTCCCCTCGCACGTAGCGCGCGGCCTGCAGCCCGGGACCCCACTCCACTGCCGGTCCTCTCCCACAACTCACCAGGGTGCAGACCCACCTAGCGAGGCCCGCTTCCGCCCTGCGGAGCTCTCCTCAGGCCTCGCCCCCTCCAGACAACTTCCTTAGTTCAGGGTCTCCCCGACCGGAACACTTCTTAAGCCCAAGTCCCGCCCCTTCCGGTTCAGAGCCGGAAGTGCCTTGGACTTTCGCCTTTCAACCTTCCGGCCTCGTTAAGTACCTCAGACCTATTTTGCTCTGGAGTCTTATTTGTAAGAGTAGCTACGTCAGCACGTTCCGGCGTGAGCCGGTGATATTCCGTCGAGTTAGAACAGCTTCCGGCGGGGTTTGGATGTTGATGTCCTGGATCTGATGCCTTGTTGCGCTCGAAAGTGAGCGAGCTCCAGAGGAGTGCGGAGAAATTCAAGTCTTTGCTGCTGTAACTTCATCAGCCCGCCAAGATGGCGATGCAAGCGGCCAAGAGGGCGAACGTGAGTGTCGGGGACTTCTGCCAAGGAAGGGGAGCACTTGGCTGCTGGCGTGACCAGAGAGCATTCTTGGCCCTCCTTTGTCCCTTCGGGGGGAAGGATCAGAAGTTACCTGTCAGAGGGGAGATTTCATCCTGGCCCCGACCTTAGAAATGTGCTCCTTGAGTCATATTTCCGTCACTGTTGCTTTTGAGTCTGTTATCTTACTGTCAGTGATAGTGTTAACAGCCTAAGTTGCTTCGCGTGTACCTGGAATCTGGCATCGGGATCTTCTCCTCGGCCTAAAAGTCAGTAGCGCAGTTGAACCCCCCCATAAATCACTTAGGCTTTCCAGCTGGAACCTGGAAGTATCTTCAGATTATGGAGTTTTTGGATCCTTCATTAAtgttttcaaagatattttttgaGCACCTTAGTATGTTCCAGACTTGAGGGAGGATCCAATAAGTCAGTCATATTttttgaacacttactatgtgccagacactagtCTTAAGTACTGGAGATacaataatgaataataataataaaaaaaagacctGCTGCTTACTTTGTAATATTAGGGAGTGGGGTGTTATGGAAACCTAAGAAAAATTGTCTCAATAGAGTGGTCAGCTTTAAGTTTCTGTGAGGTATACTAAGGTGAAGACATAATTGAATATGGTGAGGTGAAGATTTCTGGTAACTTCGATAATAATCATTTCAGTGGATAAACGTGGAATACGGTGGGATGAAAAAAAGGTAGAAATTGAGAAAATGGAGATAGCTTTTCCACAAGTTTTCATGTATGTACATAGACGTTGGATGACAGTtagctttattttaaagatgtgTGATACACCTTATATGCCAGTGTTGCAGGAGAAAGATAGGTTAAATTCAGTAGTTTGGGTAGGTGAGGGGTTATCATAGCAATGAGAGGGAAAGTGGATGAATGTGGATAAATGAAGATTGAATGTAAGACATTTACCATTTGGTTTTATCTGTTTTCTCTAATAAGCAAGAGCCAAGGTTATCATCTGGGATGAGCAGGGAAGAGAGGATACAGTTCAACTCAGATGTCAGAGGGAGTGGTGATGGTAAGGtttgaggaaagaggagaaaatgtgATACAGTGTCTTGCAGAGTTAGAAAGCGGATTTACTAGAAAGTATGTTGTGATTATCTGACAGTGTTAATTATCTACTTGAACTGAACCTTAAATCTTAACGTCTAAAACTTGATTGTACTTGTTTACCATTTGTCGCCACTAATAGCTTGAGGGCTGGGAATAAGTTATCTTGTTCTTCCACTTATACAGCACTTTATTGTTAATGCCTGAAATAGATGCTGGTTTAATAGTTATTGTGCACATTAATAATGTCCAGTATGTAATTAGTATGTTAACAAGGAGCACAAGAATGAAATCTGGACTGGAGATACATATTTGGGAGTCATCGACTTAGGGTGGAAAGCATGTGTAGTTAAGAGACCAAAGTAATGTAGAGATAAGGGGAGTATATGAAGAGTCAAGAAAAGAAGTCTAAAGGTAAAACTCTTTGGAAAATCCTATTTTAATGGCCAAAGAAGACTGAGGACTACTAGCCAGAGAATTAGGAGGAATCCAAGGCGATAGAGTGTCAGGAATAGTCAAGAAGGTGATAGTGAACAGTGTCAGAAGCCTCAGAGGAGCTGATGAGAATTGAACACTGCAAGTGAAAGGTCTTAGTGCATAAAAACAATTTTCATCAGAGTGCTTGGGTAGAGCTAGATTGTGGTAGGTTAATGAGTGTCATGAAGTAAAGAATAAGAGGCAGTGAGTATATACACTGCATCTTTTCAGATGGttgactgaaagaaaagaaaaaggagcaagATGGGATAGTAAGTAGAGAGCTCTTTTTTGTCCCTTTCATTCTGTAATcctaatgtatatgtataacaaaggtgctcactaaatatttgaatgaatgaagagggatccaaagtgttttgttttgtgtgacAATTGGGAGTATATAAGCAACTGTTCACGTGAGGAATAAAAGAAGCCAATGGTGAGGAAAAGGCTGTAAATTCAAAGGAGAGAGGGGATCATTGATAGAACAAGTTTCTGAGACCAGAAAAGGGTCATCAGTAGAAGTTTTATTATCCAGGAAACAGTTCCCTTGTTCTTCCCCACAAATGTCTGTAGCATTGAGGACTTTTAAATGAGGTTGGATAGCTTTGTTTACCTGTAGTGACTAAAAATCTGGATTTTGTAGTAGTGTAGtagtagtgaagtcgctcagtcgtgtccaactctttgcaaccccttggactgtagcctaccaggctcctccatctgtgggattttctaggcaagaacactggattgggttgccatttccttgtccaggagatcttcccgacccagggattgaacctgggtctcccacattgtaggcagacgctttaccatctgaaccaccatggaagtcctggATTTTGTAATAGCCTCTTATTAGTTCCTACTAACAGCCCTCCCTATAACCAGCATCCAGTTGCTTTTCCCAAGAGCATTCCATTTTCTTTAATGTCAGATTACAGTTCTTACTCTTGGTgtataaaaattatgtatcttttttttttagaatgtatTATGAGACAATTTTTCAAATAGTAGCTCTCTTGCCTCTGATTATAATGATAACCCATTATCTTTCATTTTAGATTCGACTTCCACCAGAAGTAAATCGGATTTTGTATATAAGAAATTTGCCTTACAAAATCACAGCTGAAGAAATGTATGATATATTTGGGAAATATGGACCTATTCGTCAAATCAGAGTGTGAGTCTTACTGAAACTTTTGAAATGTCATTTGGAGAAATGATTGTGTAATTTATAATCTCAGAATTAACAGCTGACAGAGGGCCTTACCAAGAGGCTAGAGACTAAGCCTAGAGACCCTCATGATCCAACTGAGTGAAAGCCAAGAATGGTAGTTGTGAAATTATAGAGAGCATGAAGTAGTAATGAGTGGTTTGAAGGCAACAGatgggaagaaaaagaactgaCATTTTTTATATACCTACTATTTTAAAGAAGTATTCTACTGTGGTTACTCTTAATTTTCTCAACAGTCTTTACTGTCTCCTTTACTGACTCCAAAATTTCTGAGTAAGTTGTGTAAAGAGATataaaagtaacagaaaaatgtttttttttttcaactacacCTTTCTGTTGAAGATGTAGAAGTATAGGGCAAAGTAATTATAAATCCATGTTTTAATTTAATCTAAAGATTGGGGCTTCAGATGATATCTGTTGAACATCTTCTGTATGCCATTTGTCCTAATAGGTGCTTTTATTTGCATCACTGACACTACAACCTTGTGTGGAAGAGACAGGGTGTCTGTTTCACAGGTGAGGCTACTAAAGCTCAGAGAGTAAAAGTATCAGTATTTTTCAAGTTTCACCCAGCTCTTTAGTGATAAAATCTTGTGATTCTAAATTGAATCTCTGCATAGTACCACAGCTGCTGTCCTTTTAACTAGTATACGTGAGCAAATTAACTAGGAGTCCATCTAAGAGGATTTCTAAAGGTTTTATTTTCCATTGGAATTCTTTTATGACTTGACGGTTCCTTCTTGGCTTTTAGAACTCTGTGAGATCTTGAGGATTCTCCTTTTCAGTGATCGCTGTTCCTCCAAAAAGTAAACGAAGAGCTAGAAATGTACCATCATTGGTActcaaaagtgaaatgaaaatgaagtattACAGACCAATTGTCTTTTTAAGGaactcttttttttccaaatttgataaaaCTTTTGGGCCCTTTCTGCAGAATACACACAACATTTCACGTGATTTCAGTGGGTACATGAGCTCTAGGTTAAGAACTCCTGTTTGAGACATACAAGAATGGTATCCCTTGACTTGGGGTTCAGGAGACAAGATTCTGCTTCAGAATGAGTCATGTGACTCTAGACAAGTTGCCTGGCTTTTTCCTCACATAGAAGATAATCTGAATGGATAGTGCCTTTCAGCTTTTAACATGGAGGTAGTATGATAACCTAGGTTCAAATATTCACTGGGTACTTGCTAGTCATATGAAACAACAAAATAGTTAACCTTCTGGAGTTTATCTATGATATAAAATCTTTCTAGAAGAATTTCCCAGAGGATCAAATTAGATAGTTCACACTTTGAGTATTTCCTTCCCAATGTGCATCAGCTACCCCCTCTCTGTGCTCCCATAGCTGCTTCTCTTAGTTGTCATATGGTTTTGCTGTTGACTGTGTGCTCATTTGTGGCTCCTGCCAGCCTTTGGATTCTTCCAGGGCAGGTAAccatatattcttttcatttatgttGACAACTCTTGTTGTGCCTGACACATGCTAAGCACCTGGTGCCTGtaagtaaatgaataatataGAAAGTGGCAGTGTATTTATGAAGGTATAACAAAATTTATTGATAGTACACAATTAAGAGATTAGTGGAGTTAAGTCAAGATAAAGATTGCAGAGTAGCTCAGGGCCTTAGAACTCTCAGACTGCTGTCTGGGATGGATTTCCACCCAGCTCATCTCATTTCTGGCTCCTCattcttcagatctcagctttAATGCCAGAGTGGTTTTCCTAGACCACCCCAGCTAAAGTAACCCCTATCTTCCCATTAATCTTTCATTAACTGCAACTGTTTTACATCTATTTACATATTATCTTTCTCCTGCATGAAAAGAGCCCCTTGAAGGAAGGGATGATGCTCATCTTTTTCACTATTGGATTTCCAGCACCTGTCATGTAGAAAGAACGCTAtgtatatttgttgaataaattcatAAAAGTTTGGTGTGCAAGAACTTGGGTCTAAGTTATTGATTGAGGAACAGATGTTTCCTATGCTGTAGCTGTGGGCATGCTCTGTGGCACCCAGCAGTAGGGTGAGTGGCCTTCTCAGTTTGCCCAGAGCCAAGGAGTTTTCTGGGACAGTGGACTTTTAGTGCCCAGACCTGGACAGTCTTGGGCAAACCCAGCTGATTTGTCAGCTTACCTGGCATGTAGCAGACTCTCCgtgctttgaattttttaaagctctttcatacttgttacatcttttgttttttaaaaccatgtgTGAGGTAGGATGTCACTATTTGACACATGAAacagctgaagctcagagaggttgttCCATGAGTAGATCtccttatttttactttaagCTTTTACCATTGATCAAGAAAATAATGttgcaggaattccctggtgatccagtggttaagatccaagctctcactgctgagggcccagtttcagtccctggtcagggaactaaaatcctgtaaattgtgtggtgtggccaaagaaagaaaatactgttgACTCAGCACCTAACATATATTAATAGTAGGTaccaagtatatatttttaattaaaattacaatgTAGATTTCAAGATATTAGGTTGATAATTAGGGGCTGGGGCACTTGAGATGGAGCATCTTTAAAATGGGTTTAGTGCCTATCCTGCTTCTACTTCCTAAGAAGAtgtaagaggaaaaagagagatgCTCTTGTTTTGTTAGCTTCCTGGAAAAAAGATGTGTGTGAGAACTGATAGGAAAAAGTAGATCTCCATCCTTCAGATGCTTATTAGCACTTGCTGTATGCATAGCAACTGGaggagtaaaataaaaaaaaaaaaaaaaaaaaattatttgcccTTTTGGaacttaaatttttacttttttttttttttaatggttttattccaaaataaaaattaagtggaCTTTTGGGGAAAATCTTTGGAacagtgtttttttcctttgagtattccccaatatttcaaaaataagcaTTCTTGAAAATGGTTAAAAGTCAGAAGTTGTTACTTTCAGTGAGTAAAGAGTATAATAAAATTCTTCATCAGGCCCATGCAGTCTGACAAAGTGAGAGCGTTCTATGGTCCTGGCACCCTTCAACCCCCTCAGCCCCCTACACCTCTCCCTTTTACAGGAAGCACAAGCTCTGACCAGGGCCCAGAATTGTAGTCTCATCCTAGATCAAATCTAGGCAGGTGCCTCCCCTTCCCGTGGGCCCACTGCCTTCCCTTGACCCTGTGCAGTCACCGTGGCAGTTGATAAACCTTACTGTGCAGTTGCATTGGGTGGCTGGAACTCAGATGAAGGCAAGGGGATATCCATCTTTAGCTTACCGGAGCATAAGCTGAACAGGACCTCTGCCTGCTGTCCCCACTCATAAGCACATGGCCATCTGCCACCTGCAGTTTGTTGCTCCTCACACTTCTTCCCTAGCTGCTCCCCTAACTGAAGCCGTGTGAGGAGAGGAGGTGGCAGCCCTATAGCTTCCCTACACAAGAAGCAGCTCCATATCCATGAGCTTCTGTGTTCAGCCACCTGCCAGCATTCTTCTCTGACTCACAGGTACCCCACCAACAAGGACACTTCAAACCCAATCCCTCCAGAAACCCAGCCCTTTTCCCTGGCTACAGAGGGCTGTGTAATGCATAAAAGTGCAGATGTTAACTAAAAGTGAATGTCTGAAGGTTAGCAGTTGAATCTTGTTTTGAAAGGGCAAAGAATCTTCTAAGGAAAATGGAAGAAACTACATTAGCTCTCTCTTTACATCGGAGGACACCTGTCCTGGTCATAAAGGATGGTGGTTGactgtttttaattttgccaTCTTCTTGGTAGGGGCTTCCTTCCAACCCCACTCCTGCCACAgacacaaaatttatttttatggattttaTAAGCTTTAGTAAAATATTACCCAGAAACATTTGTTCCCTACATTGATGGAGAATGTCTTGTGTTTAAGAATTGGAACTAAAATTAGAGTGAGGGAGAAAATCAAAATCTTTAGAAACAAGGGACTAGTGTGGTAAATAACCAAAACGTGTTGTTTCTGTTACATAAATGGACATTAAGAAAAGCTGCATCCTAGACATCCTTGGTAATAACAGCTATCACTCCTAAGGTACTACACTTACCAGTGTAAGACTAAAAATTGATTCTTAGTATGAGCAGTAGGAAAGTGAACATGAGGACTGCTCTCTCTTAGTAGGGTAGTGAACATGAAGACTGAACATTTCAAGCTGGTTCTTTGCTGCTCTTGTTTTAGTAACCATATTAGTATTCTTAATATAGTAAGTTTCATCTGAGATATGGTACTTAAAAATTACCTAATTCAAGAAATTAAAGGCTTATTCAGCATACCTGTCCATAATATCTATTTTCCCTAAAGGTTTTCAggtaaatgtgtattttaattaaGTCCAATTCCACTTTGTAGGGGGAACACACCTGAAACTAGAGGAACAGCTTATGTGGTCTATGAGGACATCTTTGATGCCAAGAATGCATGTGATCACCTGTCAGGATTCAATGTTTGTAACAGATACCTTGTGGTTTTGTACTATAATGCCAACAGGGTAAGTACAACCACAGTTCTTATCACTTGGGGAACCCATGTAAGAGTTCGTGGAGGGTTGTACCATTAGGGGAGATGTATCTCCAGAGTTCTTTTCTAGCTAGTGCTATTGGTAAAATTCATTTGACTGTAGGTTGGTAACTGTTAACTTTGGTCCTTACTACACTTTCAGGCATTTCAGAAGATGGAcacaaagaagaaggaagaacagTTGAAGCTTCTTAAGGAGAAATATGGCATCAACACAGATCCACCAAAGTAAACGTTTTCTGCATTTTCACTTTGGACTAAAACCCGTGAATGAccaccactatttttttttttttttaatgctgaatattgTGATTTCTTATTTGAGATTGAAAAAGACCCACTTGAAACTGATATATGTTAGAATATATTATGTTAATAAACTTGTAGCTTTTGGTAAAACATGTCAGTGTTTTCTCAAAATTTTTCCTATATTATACcaggaaaaaaagataatactAAAACAGCAATTGAACCATATCAAGAATTATTCAGTAGTAGGTGGTCCTAGAGACCAAGCTTCTTGAGAATGGGGGCCTTTTGATATTCTCAATACCACCAGTGACCAATCCAGTGCTTAGCCATGAGGGGAACTTATTAAGAGTATTGTTCCTTATTGAATGTCTATTAATAATGAAATCTACATAATAACTCAATGAAGGTAGGTCCCAAAGCTTATCattttgagtgaatgaataaaatgttttttgacATCAACTACTTATTAACCACATGAGTACATTTGAATGATACTTGGTTTACAGTTAGTGAAATGCCTTTGTCAGTATTGGTACCCTTGTCCTTAGAGGTTTATTCTAGAAATGGTCATTCAGATGATAATGCATTGTTAGAAATGTGAGAGCAAGCTGCCAGGGTGGTGGTATTTGTTGTTACATGTCTAAGATGTATTTATGTATTCTTTCCCTTTAGTTAATAAGTGTCTGTGTATATTTTGGACCTTAGCTCATAGTATATCTTTgccataaataaaatacttaatgcTTAGTCTTATAATCACAAACTCCCATGGCATGGAAATAGTATGTTTATTACCACATTCATCATAGCTCAGCAGCTTGGAGGAGAtagctataattttctttttatagtttagCCATGGGCCAAATGGAGAAACATGGACTAATTGTTTTGTATATAACTATAACCCAAAATCAATTTGAAATGTACAAGCACCGAATCATTTAAATGGACAAAGCCTATTCTACTTTTAAATGCATTTAGCTTTGAAATCTATCATTACTGTAAGAAAATAgactattttatactttttgtacTGTCTTCTCAAAGCCTACTATTGAAAATCAAGAAATAATTGTCTTATTTATTAACTCTGTCTGAGTGCTTTTTGAAAGCACTGTTAAAGAACAGAAGAGAGTCATTTATTTCTAAGAAGGGCAGGCAGATGACAAAGGAGCCGCAGCTGTAATTTTCTCATGGATGCTTTTATGAGTTCCTTATTTTTGTAATGCTCAGTGTGCTTTTAggtatttataaaaagaattttctaAAGACTTTTGTAAGGAGAAAACAAATTAGACCTACTTACAGTGTGGTTTGTCTACAGACTGACTTGCCCCTAATATAAGTTGTTTTAAATTAGTAACAAGGGGGAATTCCTGACAGTTATAACTGGTCTGTCATTTGGATTATATATCTGTTAGTTGAATTTCATGACCTAAAgttaagagttttttaaaaatgccctCTAATTGGAAATTTTTAGCCAGTTCCAGTTATGTTACAAGAACATTAATTCAGGGACACATCCTGAGCCCctgctctgttttctgtttgtacTGAAATGCTGAGGACATAGTTAGAGCCAGTCCTCTGCACCACACATTGAGGGCGCGGTTTCTCAAAATGCTTTTAAGAGTACAAGGAAtcgagacttccctggcagtccagtggttaatacttcaccttccaaggcaggggatgtgggttcgatttctggtctgagagctaagatccacatgctttgtgaccaaaaaaaaaaaacacaacataaaacagaagcaatattctaacaaagacttttaaaatggtccttattttaaaaaaaattcttaaatccAGGGGGACATCGAAGCCACCTGGGGAGCTTAAAAAAAAGGGAATGATTGTGttcatgtgcatgtatgtacacacacacatgtgccagAGCTGCTTTACATCCATGTAGGTTAGATTTCAAGTTTCCAAGAAAGATTTTGTATGAATAGAGAATTCATTGACTGGAAGTTTGAAAATGACTGACACAACATATATTTCATCATCACCTTCTTGCTTAACAACTTTTGGTGGCTCTCACAGGATGATGCCCAAACCCTTGTCATATTGCATCGCAATTTTCTGTGTTATCTTTTAAGAGTGTCAGTAAAGCCGGGCCTGTGAAGCCTAGCGCCCTACCCTCTCCACGTGCTAGCTAGTAGGTATTTGCTTTTATTCCCCCCTCCTCTTAGTGTCTCCTGTTACCACCTCGGCTATGAGTACTCTAGACTGAGATCATTTACTTGGCTCCATAATGGGCACCT
This window of the Bubalus bubalis isolate 160015118507 breed Murrah chromosome 12, NDDB_SH_1, whole genome shotgun sequence genome carries:
- the SF3B6 gene encoding splicing factor 3B subunit 6, with translation MAMQAAKRANIRLPPEVNRILYIRNLPYKITAEEMYDIFGKYGPIRQIRVGNTPETRGTAYVVYEDIFDAKNACDHLSGFNVCNRYLVVLYYNANRAFQKMDTKKKEEQLKLLKEKYGINTDPPK
- the TP53I3 gene encoding quinone oxidoreductase PIG3 isoform X1, whose translation is MIAVHCDKPGGPENLYLKEVAKPSPGEGEVLLKVAASGLNRADLLQRQGHYAPPPGASNILGLEASGHVAELGAGCQGPWRVGDPAMVLLSGGGQAQYVTVPAELLMPIPAGLTMCQAAAIPEAWLTAFQLLHLVGNVQAGDSVLIHAGASGVGTAAIQLARMAGATPLVTAGSQKKLQIAEKLGAAAGFNYKEEDFSEATLKFTKGAGVNLILDCIGGSYWEKNVNCLALDGRWVLYGLLGGAAISGPLFSKLLFKRGSLITSLLRSRDKKYKQMLVKAFTEQILPHFSTEGPQRLLPVLDRVYPVAEIQEAHEYMETNKNVGKIVLELPQ